AACCTACCATTACAATGCGAATATGAGCGCTTACAAGATCATAAAAAAAGCGTATCTGCATCAGCAAAACATATTGGCGCGGTTGTGGGCTGAGCGTGATAAAGATTTACCTTATAAAACGCCTTACGAGGCGTTGATCATGGCCTCTATTATTGAAAAAGAGAGTAACTTAGCGAGTGACAGAAACAAAATATCCTCTGTTTTTGTTAACCGTTTACGTTTAGGTATGCGTTTGCAAACTGATCCTACTGTCATTTATGGCATGGGGGATAATTATAAAGGGCGAATTTACCGTAAGCATTTACGTGAAAAAACGCGGTATAACACATATGTCATCAAAGGATTACCGCCTACGCCCATCGCAATGCCAAGTGAAGCAGCTTTATATGCAACCTTACATCCAGCGAAAACAAAGTACCTTTATTTTGTGAGTAAAGGTGACGGTACGTCTTATTTCTCAAAGAATTTAAAAGAGCATGTGCGTGCAGTTAGAAAATATATTTTAGGAAAGTAACATGTCAGCTCAGAAGAAATTAGAAAATAAATTTATTGTGATCGAAGGGTTAGAAGGTGCTGGGAAAACCACCGCGATACGCTATATCGGTAACTGGCTTGCAGAGCAGGGAGTGCCTACGTCTAAAATGACTTACACGCGTGAGCCTGGAGGCACTAAACTGGGCGAATATATGCGTGATATTATTAAAATGGATCTTAATGATGAAAGCCTCGATGATAAAGCTGAATTATTATTGATGTACGCCTCAAGAGTGCAATTGGTTGAAGCGGTTATTAAACCCGCTTTGGCACAAGGGCACATTGTTATTGGTGACCGGCATAATTACTCGTCTCTTGCGTATCAAGGTGGCGGGCGCGGTTTAGATATGCATTTTATCCACTCATTAAAGCAATTGTCACTGGGGGATTTTAAAGCGGACTTTACGCTATATTTGGACATTGATCCCGCTCTTGGATTACAACGTGCGCGTGGACGAGGTGAGTTAGACAGAATTGAGCGTCTTGCCATTGATTTTTTTGAGCGGACACGTCAAGTGTTCTTAAATTTGGTGGCTGATGATGAAAGTGCTGTCACGATTGATGCATCAAAAACACCTGCGCAAGTAGAGAAAGCTATTTTTAAGCAATTAGATAATTGGTTAGTGAGTTTAAAATAAATGCAAAAGAAAGAAGTTTCAACCCCATGGCTCAGCCCTGTATTTAATGAATTATTAAAAACCTATCAGCAAGGGCGCCTTGCCCATGGTTTATTATTTACCGGCAGTGTGGGCTTAGGAAAATATAAGTTGGCATCACAATTATCTGTTTATCTATTATGTTCAGATAAACAGGCGAACGGGGCCTGTGGACATTGCCATTCTTGTCGATTATTTAGTGCGGGAAATCACTTAGATTTTTATATATTAAAAAGCGAAAATAACAAAGCCATTGGCATTGATGAAGTGCGCGCCTTGATTAATATGCTTAATGAGCGCCCGCATTTAGGTGATAATAAAGTCGTACTCATTAAAGATAGCGCTTTACTGAGTAAAGCAGCTGCCAATGCGTTACTTAAAACGTTAGAAGAGCCACAAGGCAATAGTTACCTGATTTTACTCGCTGATACGCATCACCAATTAATGCCAACATTATTAAGTCGCGTATTACATCAGCATATACATACGCCAAATGATGCGCAATTATTAAGCTGGCTAGATGAGCAAAATGTACAAGTGACTGATTTAGGTGTATTGCGTCAATTTCAAAGTTGCCCGTTAGTGCTGCTTAATTATTTACAAGAATTGCAAGCTGGGTTGGCGGTTGATGAACGCAGAGATTGTGTTGAAGGCCTCTTTAAAATGTTAGTAGATGCATCATCACTCTTTGATTTTAGTGCTTTTCTCAGTAAAGTGCCTCATGCACGCTTACAGCTATTATTTTTTCTGTTACATGAGATCCAAAAAATAAAATTAAACCCTCAAGGCCTGTATGAAGACGCGATTTACGCGTTTGCTCGGCCTCAGCTTGATATTTGGTGTGCACAAATTAGTCTGAGTAGTTTACGTGATTTATCCGCGAAACTTTTAAAAACACGAAACTTGATACGTGACCAAAAAGCATTAAAGAAAGAGCTATTGATCAATGCATTATTAATAGAAATAAAAAATGAATTTAAGGAAAAACATTTATGTTAGTTGACTCTCATTGTCATTTGGACCGTCTTGATTACGACGCACGGCATAAAGATTTAACGGATGTTATCAATAAAGCCCAAGCACAAGGGGTGAATTATTTCCTCAGTGTGTGCGTGACGCTTGAAGATTACCCAAGCATGGCGCAGTTAATATCGGGCCATAAAAATATTTTCAGTACCTGTGGCGTGCATCCTTTGTACCCGGGTGACGAACTCGATGAAGCGCTTTTATTAGAATATGCTAGCGCTAATAACGTCGTCGCTATCGGTGAAACGGGGTTAGATTTTTTTTACTCTCCGGAAACCAAAGAGTGGCAAATAGATACGTTTCGCAAACAAATTCGAGTTGCAATTAAACTCAATAAACCTTTAATTATTCATACTCGTGACGCACGCCAAGAAACCTTATCTATTTTAAAAGAAGAGGGAGCTGAGAAAGTAGGGGGCGTTTTACATTGCTTTACTGAATCGCTTGCTATGGCCGAAGAGGCGATGAAAATGGGTTTTTATATCTCAGTCTCAGGTATTGCAACCTTTAAAAATGCCACGGAGTTGCAAGAGGTGATACGGGCTATTCCTTTAAACCGATTGTTAGTAGAAACAGACTCTCCCTATTTGGCACCTGTGCCACATCGTGGCAAACAAAATGAGCCTGCATTTACGCGTGATGTTGCAAAATTTGTGGCGAATTTAAAACATGTATCATTGGAGGAGTTAGCGAAAATTACGACGCAGAACTTCTTTAGTTTGTTTAAAGGGGCGTATAAATAGTTCTGGGTATATATTCTTGTAATAGTGGCCTTTCTCGGTTTAAGTATCATGATACTTAAACCGAGAAAGGCTTTTTCGTTATTAATCGATAGATTTTAGTGTTGCGATCAATAATTTCCAATATTTATCAACACTGTCAATATGTACTTTTTCATCTGGGCTATGTGGGAATTTGATCGTAGGACCAAAAGATATCATATCTAAGTGCGGATATTTCTCACTAAAAAGTCCACACTCAAGTCCTGCATGGATAACCATTGTTTTGGGCTTATTATCAAAGAGCTTGATATATTGTGCTTCCATTATTTTGTAGAT
The sequence above is a segment of the Psychromonas sp. CNPT3 genome. Coding sequences within it:
- the mltG gene encoding endolytic transglycosylase MltG; this translates as MCLKKVAITISIMIILTLGTLIYVQQQLTEYLKTPLIDKTQLFVVKPGSNFTRLGQKFFDAGIIPNLGWWRLLAKRYPELTAIKSGTYQLREGSNLLDILTLINKGKEYQYKVTFVEGSTFKDWLVSLQKESSLRPLQKTESEIIAALNIPHKKLEGLLFPETYHYNANMSAYKIIKKAYLHQQNILARLWAERDKDLPYKTPYEALIMASIIEKESNLASDRNKISSVFVNRLRLGMRLQTDPTVIYGMGDNYKGRIYRKHLREKTRYNTYVIKGLPPTPIAMPSEAALYATLHPAKTKYLYFVSKGDGTSYFSKNLKEHVRAVRKYILGK
- a CDS encoding TatD family hydrolase; translation: MLVDSHCHLDRLDYDARHKDLTDVINKAQAQGVNYFLSVCVTLEDYPSMAQLISGHKNIFSTCGVHPLYPGDELDEALLLEYASANNVVAIGETGLDFFYSPETKEWQIDTFRKQIRVAIKLNKPLIIHTRDARQETLSILKEEGAEKVGGVLHCFTESLAMAEEAMKMGFYISVSGIATFKNATELQEVIRAIPLNRLLVETDSPYLAPVPHRGKQNEPAFTRDVAKFVANLKHVSLEELAKITTQNFFSLFKGAYK
- the tmk gene encoding dTMP kinase is translated as MSAQKKLENKFIVIEGLEGAGKTTAIRYIGNWLAEQGVPTSKMTYTREPGGTKLGEYMRDIIKMDLNDESLDDKAELLLMYASRVQLVEAVIKPALAQGHIVIGDRHNYSSLAYQGGGRGLDMHFIHSLKQLSLGDFKADFTLYLDIDPALGLQRARGRGELDRIERLAIDFFERTRQVFLNLVADDESAVTIDASKTPAQVEKAIFKQLDNWLVSLK
- a CDS encoding DNA polymerase III subunit; this translates as MQKKEVSTPWLSPVFNELLKTYQQGRLAHGLLFTGSVGLGKYKLASQLSVYLLCSDKQANGACGHCHSCRLFSAGNHLDFYILKSENNKAIGIDEVRALINMLNERPHLGDNKVVLIKDSALLSKAAANALLKTLEEPQGNSYLILLADTHHQLMPTLLSRVLHQHIHTPNDAQLLSWLDEQNVQVTDLGVLRQFQSCPLVLLNYLQELQAGLAVDERRDCVEGLFKMLVDASSLFDFSAFLSKVPHARLQLLFFLLHEIQKIKLNPQGLYEDAIYAFARPQLDIWCAQISLSSLRDLSAKLLKTRNLIRDQKALKKELLINALLIEIKNEFKEKHLC